Proteins co-encoded in one Quercus robur chromosome 8, dhQueRobu3.1, whole genome shotgun sequence genomic window:
- the LOC126696453 gene encoding ATP-dependent DNA helicase RRM3-like, which produces MVEDYPSKSITTKTHRTNKLLNDLEALHLQHGKHITEYDLPISTGKCDNDSTVPRLIQDELTIPNVDEEFTLIEKLNNDQRVAYETIMAVIDRKKSMIFFVDGPGGTGKTFLYRTILATLRKADHIAIATATFGIVATLLPGGRTAHSRFKIPLTPDVSSTCLISKQSNLVELIRRAAIIIWDEAPMVNRRALESLDRTFRNIMEVNLPFGGKVLILGGDFRQVLQVVPKGIKAEMIDAYIVKSPLWKDVKVLHLKQNMRSSNDEEFA; this is translated from the coding sequence ATGGTAGAAGATTACCCATCAAAATCTATTACAACAAAGACACATCGTACAAATAAACTTCTCAATGATTTAGAGGCATTACACTTGCAACATGGAAAGCATATTACAGAGTATGATTTGCCGATTTCAACTGGAAAATGTGACAATGATTCAACTGTACCAAGACTCATACAAGATGAGCTAACTATTCCTAATGTAGATGAAGAATTCACTTTAATTGAGAAGTTGAATAACGACCAGAGAGTTGCATATGAGACAATCATGGCAGTTATTGACCGTAAGAAAAGCATGATATTCTTCGTCGATGGGCCAGGGGGAACTGGGAAAACATTTTTGTATCGCACAATATTGGCAACCTTGAGAAAAGCCGATCACATTGCAATTGCCACAGCTACATTTGGCATAGTAGCAACATTACTCCCTGGTGGAAGAACAGCGCATTCCAGGTTTAAGATTCCTTTAACTCCAGATGTTTCATCTACTTGCttaataagtaaacaatcaaacttaGTTGAACTTATTAGACGTGCCGCCATAATAATTTGGGATGAAGCCCCAATGGTAAATCGACGTGCACTCGAATCTTTAGATAGAACATTTAGAAATATTATGGAAGTAAATTTACCTTTTGGTGGGAAGGTGCTAATTTTGGGTGGAGATTTTCGTCAAGTACTTCAGGTTGTTCCAAAGGGTATAAAGGCAGAAATGATTGATGCATACATAGTCAAGTCCCCATTATGGAAAGATGTCAAAGTGTTACATTTGAAGCAGAATATGAGGTCTAGCAATGATGAAGAGTTTGCTTAG